Proteins encoded in a region of the Clostridium beijerinckii genome:
- a CDS encoding anti sigma factor C-terminal domain-containing protein, whose amino-acid sequence MSKDIDELFSDRMEEEIKKEVKKKRNKLNVKLIAIGIISTLIIIIVGNLALNFASNKYVEGSYSKEKIVKQLEYSIMYPNEYVGEERCIEMGYFNYETVDYVSKRIGSRVLFAGLKTNNRSIFDNKFEKVDQGGRTISNIPLNDDINKRYSTAYGLRELHFLYPYVNYGRNIYEYETDKNKRTEDEISEGKENIINDFHFLDEMDDNKMVEMALSFDKYYTYEEVNSILDSNLITFYWVDNNSDEEKKHIIEFNNPAFNVIGIKSIDGAGEFRSDTDGRMQNFKAAIKQLKDIGEAQYIKNIDENDIRIIGAVVVGSPKELKAIENNPIIKHAVLGTVVDKY is encoded by the coding sequence TTGAGTAAAGATATTGACGAATTGTTTTCTGATAGAATGGAAGAAGAAATAAAAAAAGAAGTGAAAAAGAAAAGAAATAAATTAAATGTGAAACTTATTGCAATCGGAATTATTTCAACTTTAATTATAATTATCGTTGGAAATCTGGCTTTAAATTTTGCAAGTAATAAATATGTAGAAGGTTCATATTCAAAAGAAAAAATAGTAAAGCAGTTAGAATATTCTATAATGTATCCAAATGAGTACGTAGGAGAAGAAAGGTGCATTGAAATGGGATATTTTAACTATGAAACTGTTGATTATGTTAGTAAAAGGATAGGAAGCAGGGTTCTTTTTGCTGGATTAAAAACAAATAATAGAAGTATATTTGATAATAAGTTTGAAAAAGTTGATCAAGGTGGACGGACAATAAGTAACATCCCTTTAAATGATGATATAAATAAAAGGTATAGTACTGCATATGGATTAAGAGAATTACATTTTTTATATCCGTATGTCAATTATGGAAGAAATATATATGAATATGAAACAGATAAAAATAAACGTACAGAAGATGAAATATCGGAAGGTAAAGAAAATATAATAAATGATTTTCATTTTTTAGATGAAATGGATGATAATAAAATGGTAGAAATGGCTTTGTCTTTTGATAAATACTATACCTATGAAGAAGTAAATAGTATTTTGGATAGTAATCTAATAACATTTTACTGGGTAGATAATAATTCAGATGAGGAAAAGAAACATATTATTGAATTTAATAATCCAGCATTTAATGTTATTGGGATAAAATCCATTGATGGAGCAGGAGAGTTTAGAAGTGATACAGACGGTAGAATGCAAAACTTTAAGGCAGCGATTAAACAGTTAAAGGATATAGGGGAGGCTCAGTATATCAAAAATATTGATGAGAATGATATTAGAATAATTGGAGCTGTAGTGGTTGGAAGTCCAAAAGAACTAAAGGCGATTGAGAATAACCCGATTATAAAACATGCTGTCTTAGGCACTGTAGTTGATAAATATTAA